A stretch of Gambusia affinis linkage group LG10, SWU_Gaff_1.0, whole genome shotgun sequence DNA encodes these proteins:
- the LOC122838812 gene encoding dual specificity protein phosphatase 22-B-like isoform X1, whose amino-acid sequence MGNGISKILPDLYLGNIKDAQDRELLAKHNITQILSIHDTAAPVLEDMTYLCISASDHSKQNLTQYFRESIMFIHESRLKGEGCLIHCVAGVSRSVTLVVAYLMTVTGRGWVESLAAVRAARPCAGPNLGFLRQLEEFENMELAEYRAWWTERYGKSSFNDDEEIQNLINKKSNNSVGSSSTVNIPPALGPSHT is encoded by the exons ATGCACAGGACCGGGAGCTACTGGCAAAGCACAACATCACCCAAATCCTCTCAATTCATGACACAGCTGCACCTGTCCTGGAG GACATGACTTATCTCTGTATATCTGCTTCTGACCACTCAAAGCAAAACTT GACTCAGTACTTCAGAGAGAGCATCATGTTTATCCATGAGAGCCGGCTGAAAGGAGAGGGCTGCCTCATTCACTG CGTGGCAGGAGTGTCCCGGAGCGTAACCCTGGTGGTGGCTTACCTCATGACGGTGACGGGACGAGGCTGGGTGGAGTCCCTGGCGGCGGTCCGGGCTGCCCGGCCGTGTGCGGGCCCCAACCTGGGCTTCCTGCGGCAGCTGGAGGAGTTCGAAAACATGGAACTGGCAGAG TATCGAGCCTGGTGGACGGAGCGGTACGGGAAGAGCTCCTTTAATGACGATGAGGAAATTCAGAATCTTATcaataaaaagtctaataaCAGTgtcggcagcagcagcactgtcAACATCCCTCCAGCTCTGGGACCAAGTCACACATGA